A genomic window from Parasteatoda tepidariorum isolate YZ-2023 chromosome 10, CAS_Ptep_4.0, whole genome shotgun sequence includes:
- the LOC139426864 gene encoding uncharacterized protein, whose product MTNRLTKRCLRKSLGRALLDEETLATVLVGIGALLNSGPLINEHGENDTEEALTPSHFLTGRKLTIVPSGPELKGDKLTNIYRKQQDVLDMFWKRWTKEYLLELRSHHQVKNARQSPRVGDLVLDIKLLQEDVRPRHVWKKALAVKLINGRDGKIRTCILRVEGKHITCPIQLVIPLEVDQGGEDVAVRISKLQNN is encoded by the coding sequence ATGACTAATAGGTTAACTAAACGGTGCCTTCGAAAGTCACTTGGTCGCGCATTACTAGATGAGGAAACCTTAGCTACAGTATTGGTGGGAATAGGAGCCTTGCTCAACAGTGGACCTTTGATTAATGAGCATGGTGAGAATGATACAGAAGAAGCTTTGACACCATCTCATTTCCTAACTGGTCGAAAGCTTACTATTGTTCCATCTGGACCCGAGCTTAAAGGTGATAAACTCactaatatttacagaaaacaaCAAGATGTACTTGATATGTTTTGGAAAAGGTGGACTAAAGAGTATTTGCTGGAACTGCGTTCACATCATCAAGTAAAAAATGCTCGGCAATCACCACGAGTAGGAGATTTGGTTCTAGACATAAAGTTACTACAAGAGGACGTACGACCAAGACACGTGTGGAAAAAAGCTCTTGcggttaaattaattaacggTCGGGACGGAAAAATTCGTACTTGTATTCTTCGTGTCGAAGGAAAACATATTACCTGTCCAATCCAACTGGTCATACCTTTGGAGGTTGACCAGGGTGGGGAGGATGTTGCGGTACGCATAAGCAAACTGCAGAACAACTGA